The following DNA comes from Arcobacter cloacae.
CTCATTTTCTTTAATCTCAAGTTTTACACACTCAATCAAAGGTTTTTCCCTAGCACAAACTTCACCTGGATTTAGAAATAAAGTTTTGTTTTTATAATCTTTTTCAAAAATATGAGTATGACCAAAAATAACTATATCAGCATCAGGAGTTAGATGATAAGGAAGATGCATTAGTTTGAATCTTTTATTTTTTATTTTAAAATAGTAAGGTTCAGATTTTATATTATATTTTGAAGATAACTCTAATAAAGCTCTATCGTTATTACCAAATACAGCAATATATTTAAGATTTGATTCTTCTAAAAGTTGAAGATTTTTTTCTATACATAAATCACCAGCATGAATAAGATATTCACACCCTTGTAATTTCAAATAATCAATAACCTCTTTAGTATAGTCACTTTTTAGGTGACTATCTGATAAAATGCCAATAATCATACTCTATTTATCGGCACTTTTTTTTGTAGTTTTCTTAGCAACTGTTTTTTTTGTTGTTGTTTTTTTCTCAGCAGGAGCTTTTTTTGCTGTAGTTTTTTTTGTAGTAGATTTTGAATCTTTTTCTATTATTTCAAGACAATCTTCTAAAGTTAAATCATTAGCCTCAACACCTTTTGGAATTTTGAAATTTTTTCTACCTTGTTTAATATAAGGACCATATTGTCCTATTAAAATTTGTATCTTTTCTTTATCAAATGATTTTATTGTAGATTTCTCTTTTGCTTCATCTAAATCTTTAATAATCTCTTCTGCTCTAGCTAAATCAACTGTATAAGGATCATCTGTTTTCAAAGAGTAATATTTTGATTTAACTTGTAAATAAGGTCCAAATCTTCCAATATTTGCTTTTATCTCATCTCCATTTTTATCAACTCCAACAACCCTTGGAAGTGTAAATAAAAATAATGCCTCTTCTAAAGTAATAGTATCCATATTTAGATGGTCTGGAATTGCTACAAATTTTGGTTTTTCTTCATCATCTTTTGTTCCAATTTGAACAAAAGGACCAAATCTTCCCACACGTGCACTTACTGGTTTTCCGCTTTTTGGGTCAATTCCAATTTCTCTAACTTGTAAATAATCCTCTTTTTGAACACTAGTT
Coding sequences within:
- a CDS encoding YfcE family phosphodiesterase, which translates into the protein MIIGILSDSHLKSDYTKEVIDYLKLQGCEYLIHAGDLCIEKNLQLLEESNLKYIAVFGNNDRALLELSSKYNIKSEPYYFKIKNKRFKLMHLPYHLTPDADIVIFGHTHIFEKDYKNKTLFLNPGEVCAREKPLIECVKLEIKENEYIITRYFREINEKNFKKEEYKYEQ